The genome window AGGAGGTAAGGCTGGATTTTCCTACTCCACTAGGTCCTGAGAAGATGGTTATTTTATCTTTTAATGCTGTTTTTATGGTTTCGATTCCTTGTTGTTTTTCTACGCTAAAAAAGTAGGGATCATATCCCCATAATTTTAATTTTTCTTGCCATTGTTCTCTTTGTTTTTGACTAATTAAATCAGCTTTATTTAGTCCTAATAATAGTTTTAAATTAGTGGATTCTGCTTTGACTAAAAAACGGCTTAGTTGGAGGGGATCTAAGGTTGGCTCTTCGAGGGCAAATACTAATAATATTTGGTCTGCATTGGCGATGGGAGGACGTTCTAGCTCTGTTTTGCGAGGGGTTACAGAGGCGATCGCCCCTCGTTCAAATTCTGTTGATTTTACATAAATGCGATCGCCCACTAGTACCCTCTGACCCATTTTTTTGAGGCGAGTAGGACGAGTACAAAGGAGGGTTTCTCCCTCATCCAGACGTACCTGATAAAAGTTCGCCTGTACAGCCATCACAGTACCTATTTTAGTGTCAGATTTAGTCATAATAT of Cyanobacterium sp. HL-69 contains these proteins:
- the rsgA gene encoding ribosome biogenesis GTPase RsgA; the protein is MTKSDTKIGTVMAVQANFYQVRLDEGETLLCTRPTRLKKMGQRVLVGDRIYVKSTEFERGAIASVTPRKTELERPPIANADQILLVFALEEPTLDPLQLSRFLVKAESTNLKLLLGLNKADLISQKQREQWQEKLKLWGYDPYFFSVEKQQGIETIKTALKDKITIFSGPSGVGKSSLTSLLIPQLTIRIGEVSGKLQKGKHTTRHVELFEMPQGGYIADSPGFNQPDFDCTSQNLINYFPEARQKLSQGQCKFNDCLHQEEPECVVTGEWERYEYYLRFLEEILAQEEKIAHTRDAESSVKKMVKDSGEVCNEPKLNTKKYRRVSRRLSHQKLEELYNHQTLEEEDYFND